ACGGCACGCGCATCCCGGCGACGAGCTTCACGCCCCCGCAGGTCAAGGGCAACCAGACGCTCGACTCGGACATCCTGAAGTTCAACCCGGCCAAGGCCAAGGAGCTCATCAAGGCCGGCGGCGGTGTCCCGGAGAACAAGATCTCCATCCAGTACAACGCCGACGGTGGGCACAAGGAGTGGGTGACCGCTGTCTGCGAGTCCATCCGCAACTCCACCGGGGTCGACTGCGTGGGCGACGCCAAGCCGGACTTCCCGACCGACCTCGAAGCGCGTGACAACAACGAGGTCAAGGGCTTCTACCGCGGTGGCTGGGTGGCCGACTACCCCGTCAACGTGAACTTCCTCAAGGAGCTCTACCACTCCAAGGCGGAGTCGAACAACGGTCGGTTCGCCGACAAGGAGATCGACGAGCTGATGGCGAAGGGCGACAAGGCAGACTCCCTGGAGGCGTCCGTCGCCGCCTACCAGGAGGTCGAGAAGGCCCTGGTGGACAAGATGCCCGCCATCCCGCTCTGGTACTACGCGATCAACGGCGGCCACGGCAAGAACGTCGACAACGTCAAGGTCGACTTCCACGGTGACCTCGAACTGACCGGCGTCACCACCAAGTAACGCCTGCGGGTCATTCCCCAACTGGCCGTCATCCGCCCGTGCTGCCCCTCAGCACGGCCGGAGGCGCGGGGGTCGTCTCTGCGAAGAGGCGGCCCCCGCGCCGCAGTTATCCCCACACGGAGGCACCCATGGGGCGCTATGTCGCACGACGACTGCTCCAGATGATCCCGGTCTTCATCGGCTCGACCTTGCTGGTCTTCCTGATGATGTACGCACTGCCCGGCGACCCCGTCAGAGCACTTGCCGGTGAACAGCACGTAGACGCTACGCAGATCGCCGCTCTGAAGGCCGAGTACGGCCTCGACAAACCGATCTGGCAGCAGTACCTGAACTACCTGGCCAATCTGTTCCAGGGCGACTTCGGTACCCAGATCGGAACACAGCGTCCGGTCGCCGAAGTCATTGCCGACGCTTACCCGATCACCGTCAGACTCGCGATCTTCGCCTTCGTCTTCACGGTCGTCGCCGGTATCTCGCTCGGCATCATCGCGGGTCTGAAGGCCGAGTCCATCCGGGACCGCGGTCTGCTCGGTCTGACGCTGGTGCTGATCTCCATGCCGTCCTTCGTGCTGGGCTTCCTGGTCCAGAACTTCTTCGCGTTCCAGCTCGGCATCGCCAAGCCCAGCGTTAGTCTCGAACCGACCAACGGCGAGTTGATCATGCCGGCCGTTGTGCTGGCGTCGTTGTCACTCGCCTACGTGGCCCGCCTCACCCGTACCTCGGTCGCCGAGAACATGCGCGCCGACTACATGCGTACGGCTGTCGCCAAGGGCCTGCCCCGACGCCGCGTCATCGGCGTCCACCTGATGCGCAACTCGCTCATCCCAGTCGTCACCTTCCTCGGCACCGACATCGGCTCCCTGATGGGCGGCGCGATCGTGACCGAGGGCATCTTCAACATCAAGGGCGTCGGATCGCTCGTCTTCGACGCTCTCGGCAAGCGTGAGGGCGCGACCGTCGTCGGCGTCGTGACGTTGCTCGTCGTCGTCTATCTCGTCGCCAGCCTGCTCGTCGACCTGCTCTACGCGGTCCTGGACCCGAGGATCCGGTATGCCTGACACCACCGCACTCAAGAGCACCGACGCTCCGGCCACGGCTGTCGACGCGCCGCCCGCCACGGACGCCGGGCCCGCGCCCGGCAAGCCGCGCAGCCTCTGGTCGGACGCCTGGCACGATCTCCGTCGCAACCCTCTCTTCATCATCTCGATGGTGCTGATCCTGCTGCTCGCCACCATGGCGATCTTCCCGAGCCTGTTCACCAGCGCTTCGCCGCGGGATGCCAACCTGGCCGAGCACTACCTGCAGCGTCCGAACTGGGGCAACTTCTTCGCCCCCGACTGGCTCGGTTACGACGTCCAGGGTCGCTCGATCTACGCGCGCGTCGTATACGGGGCCCGCGCCTCGATCACCGTCGGTGTGGTCGTGACCATCGCGGTCACCATCACAGGTCTGGCCATCGGCATGATCGCCGGCTACTTCGGCGGCTGGATCGACACGATCCTGTCCCGGATCACCGACGTCTTCTTCGGCGTCCCCTTCATCGTCGGTGCCATGGTCATCCTGACCAGCTTCGAGGAGCGCTCGGTCTGGGTCGTCATCCTGTCGATGGCCTTCCTCGGCTGGACCTCCATCGCCCGTGTCGCCCGTGGCTCGGTCATCACGATCAAGCAGGCCGACTACGTGGTCGCCGCCAAGGCGCTCGGCGCCTCCACCACCCGGATCCTGACGCGGCACATTCTGCCGAACGCCATCGCTCCGGTGATCGTGGTCGCCACCATCGCGCTCGGCGGCTACATCGCCGCCGAGGCCACCCTGTCGTTCCTCGGTATCGGCCTCGCCGAGCCGACGGTCTCGTGGGGCATCGATGTGTCCGCTGCGAAGGACCAGCTCCGCAACGTACCGTCCGTCCTGATCATCCCCTCGGTGATGGTCTCGATCACGGTGCTGTCCTTCCTGATGTTCGGCGATGCGGTCCGCAACGCCCTCGACCCCAAGATGCGCTGAGGGAGGCGTTCGTGACCACCATCGACAAGACGGCTCACGTCCCCGCACCGCGGGAGTCCGTGAGTGGCGACGGTCCACTGCTCGACGTCCGTGACCTGCACGTGGAGTTCCACACCCGCGACGGTGTGGCCAAGGCGGTCAACGGTGTGAACTACACCGTCAGCGCCGGCGAGACGCTCGCGGTGCTCGGCGAGTCCGGCTCCGGCAAGTCCGTGACCGCGCAGACCATCATGGGCATCCTCGACATGCCGCCGGGGAAGATCACGCAGGGCGAGATCCTCTTCCGCGGCCAGGACATGCTGAAGATGTCCAACGAGGAGCGCCGGAAGGTCCGCGGCCGCAAGATCGCGATGATCTTCCAGGACGCGCTCTCCTCGCTGAACCCGGTCCTCTCCGTCGGCTACCAGCTCGGCGAGATGTTCCGCGTGCATCAGGGCCTTTCCAAGAAGGCGGCCAAGGCCAAGTCCATCGAGCTGATGGACCAGGTCAAGATCCCGGCTGCGGCGGCCCGTATCTCGGACTTCCCGCACCAGTTCTCCGGCGGTATGCGCCAGCGCATCATGATCGCCATGGCGCTGGCCCTGGAGCCGGACCTGATCATCGCGGACGAGCCGACCACCGCGCTCGACGTGACGGTGCAGGCCCAGGTCATGGACCTGCTGGCCGAGCTCCAGCGCGAGTACAACATGGGTCTGATCCTCATCACCCACGACCTCGGCGTGGTCGCCGACGTCGCGGACAAGATCGCCGTGATGTACGCGGGCCGGATCGTGGAGACGGCCCCGGTCGGCGAGCTGTACAGCCGCCCGGCGCACCCATACACCAAGGGCCTGCTGGACTCGATCCCGCGCCTGGACCAGAAGGGCCAGGAGCTCTACGCGATCAAGGGCCTGCCGCCCAACCTCACGCGTATCCCCGCGGGCTGTGCCTTCAGCCCGCGCTGCCCCAAGGCACAGGACATCTGCCGCACGGACGTCCCGCCGCTCGCCCCGGTGACCGAGCAGGACGGCCTTGAGCTCGTCGGCCGCGGCAGCGCGTGCCACTTCTGGAAGGAGACGATCCATGGCTGAGCTCAAGAAGGAGCCCGTGGACGCCACCCCGAACGTCTCCGACGTGGAGACCGTGGACGTCGCGACCGAGGCGGAGGCCGTAGCCGCCATCGACGCGCCCGTCAGCCAGGGCGAGCCGATCCTCCAGGTGCGGAACCTGGTCAAGCACTTCCCGCTGACCCAGGGCATCCTCTTCAAGAAGCAGATCGGCGCGGTCAAGGCCGTCGACGGGATCTCCTTCGACCTGTACGCCGGTGAGACCCTCGGCATCGTCGGGGAGTCCGGCTGTGGCAAGTCCACGGTCGCCAAGCTCCTGATGACGCTGGAGCGGGCCACCGCCGGCGAGGTCTTCTACAAGGGCCAGGACATCACCAAGCTGTCCGGCCGTGCGCTGAAGGCCGTGCGCCGCAACATCCAGATGGTGTTCCAGGACCCGTACACCTCGCTTAACCCGCGGATGACGGTCGGCGACATCATCGGGGAGACCTTCGAGATCCACCCCGAGGTGGCCCCGAAGGGCGACCGGCGCCGCCGCGTCCAGGAGCTCCTGGACGTCGTGGGTCTGAACCCGGAGTACATCAACCGGTATCCGCACCAGTTCTCCGGCGGTCAGCGCCAGCGCATCGGCATCGCCCGCGGCCTCGCGCTCAACCCGGAGATCATCATCTGCGACGAGCCGGTCTCCGCGCTCGACGTGTCGGTGCAGGCCCAGGTCATCAACCTGATGGAGAAGCTCCAGGACGAGTTCAACCTGTCCTACCTCTTCATCGCGCACGACCTGTCCATCGTCCGGCACATCTCCGACCGGGTCGGCGTGATGTACCTCGGCAAGATGGCCGAGATCGGTACGGACACGCAGATCTACGACCACCCGACGCACCCCTACACCCAGGCGCTGCTGTCGGCGGTCCCGGTCCCCGACCCGGCGGCCCGTGAGGGACGCGACCGGATCATCCTGTCCGGTGACGTTCCGTCACCGGCGAACCCGCCCTCGGGCTGCCGCTTCCGCACCCGGTGCTGGAAGGCGGAGGAGCGCTGCGCCACGGAGGAGCCCCTGCTGGCGATCCCCGAGCGCTTCGTCGCCGGAACCACGCCCGCCACGCACGAGTCGGCGTGCCACTTCGCCGAGGAGCGGGACGTCGTGCACGCGGCCTAGCAGTTCAATTCCGCGTCCTTCTACGCGAGGAGTACAGCAGAGGGCGGCACCCCAGGCCAAGCCTGGGGTGCCGCCCTCTGCTGTGTCACGGAATCTCGTACCGGGAGGCGGAAGCGGAGCTTCTAAGGTCCGCCTGCTATTCGTTGAGGATAGCCCTGGCCGGCGTGCCCTTGGGGCACCGACTGGCAATCGCCATCTTGGAGAGTTCCGACTTTGCGTTTCCCTCCGGGCCGAGTACGCAGTCGGCAAGCCCGGTGGTGGATGACTCGGTCTCCCAAGTGAAAACAAACCCTTTGGTTTGTTTCGTTTCGCCAAGGCAGGTGTGGGTGTAGGTTCCTGAGACCTGTTTGACGCCGCGGAAGTAAACTCCTTGGCCCCTCTCGGGAAAGCGCGCGCCCATGATGCGCTTCTCGGTCGCGGTGCTGGTTCCTGGCTCCGCTATCTTCTTTCCCAGGTGCTTCTCAAGCCCTTCGAATACAACTGTCGAACTCAACTTCCCCTGTGTGGATTTCGCTTCGGCCTTCCGGGGCTCAAATGGCGTGGAATCGGCCACCATCTCCGAGCCGGCCTCTACGATTTTGGCTTCATCCAGAACGGTGAGTCGCCAACTGGTAGAGACATCCCAGCCGAATTTCCCGCCCTTGCAGGTCTCGTTTGCCGTGGAATCATTACTCGGCTTGTCGCCTGTAGAGCATCCGCTCATTGCCATAAGGGTGGCGAGGATGGCAAAAGGGTAGATTCTCATGGTCCTGCGGCGAAGTGGTCGCCTCGTGTGCTGAGGCTTCCATGGTGCTTCAAACAAGAGATGCTCCCTGCCATTGCTCGGTGGTGCGGCACCTCCTTCGTGCCTCCGGGCTCGACTTCTGGGCGCGAGTGGAGGTGCTGGCCTGTGGCGGCCAAGAGGCACAACAGCTGCGCTTCTTGGCCGCCGTGTTCTTCTACCCGTTGTCCGGGGCGAGGATCAGGTCCGGCCGCCGTTCGTACCGCAGTTGGTGAAGGGGACCGTGGGGGCTGCGTTGATGGCTACGGCATGTCCCTCGGGCAAGCTGAGGTTGTCGGTGTAGGTCTCGCCCGTGTTGAGCAGCCAGTACCACTTCTTCCCTGTGCCCTCGAAGTGGGCCTCGTACTCGACCTGGTTAAATACTGAAACGTTGGCGACGCGCATGATCTCGCCGTCGGCAACGAACTCGATCCGGAAGAAACGGGTCCCGTTGTTCTTGTTGCGAGAGGTCGCAATGGCGTCTCGGCCGCCGGAGTCTGTGGGGCTGGCGGAACTGGACGCTTTGCAGACGTAGTCGCGCGCGTTTTCTGCGTGAGCGGGTCCGGCTGTGGTGGCGACGGACATGGCTGCCATCGCGAGCGTCAGTGCGGCTCCGCGGATTACAGTGGTCTTTCTTGAGGTGCGCATTGTTTCTCTTCCCCTCGGCGCATTGCTGCGTCGCTTGTGTGAACGGTCGGCTCATTCAAACACTCGAGTGTCTGTCGCGCCAGGGTTTAAAGACCTTTCGGTTTCTTTTGGCGCGAATCTTCACCGGGGTCCCTCTGTTAATTCGTGTTTTACCCGTCATTGGCTACCATTTCGGCCGGACATGGACTCCTGGTGTGCCTTGTCTGCGAGCCGGGCGGGGCCTGAGGGGGTTAAGGGGGTGGCGGTAGGGGCGCCACAGGAACCTGTCCGGCCGCGTCTTCGTGGCCTTCGGAAGAGGGTGGCGCCTTGTGGCAGAGGCTCCGTGCGCGCGGTGGTCGCCGTCCCGCCCGTACGGGGTAAGCCCACATGCGGTACATAGCGTTCTGGGGTGATATGAGGCATTGAGCTACTCGATGACTCTAGGAGGCACTTCATGCGCGGAGCCACACAGGTCAGGTGGGCCGCATGTGCGGTGGCCGTCGCCCTGGCAGCGACGGCCTGCGGCGGCGGTGACGGTGGCGACGGCGGCAGCGGCGGCGCCGACGGCATCGTCAGCTCCTCCTGGGGAGACCCGCAGAACCCGCTGGAACCCGCCAACACCAACGAGGTCCAGGGCGGCAAGGTCCTCGACATGGTCTTCCGCGGACTGATCCGCTACGACCCGAAGACCGGCGAGGCCAAGAACATGATCGCCGAGTCCATCGACTCGAAGGACTCCCAGAACTTCACGATCAAGCTCAAGGACGGCTGGACGTTCTCCGACGGCGAGAAGGTCACCGCCAAGTCCTTCGTCGACGCCTGGAACTACGGTGCCGCGCTGAAGAACAACCAGAAGAACGCCTACTTCTTCCAGTACATCGAGGGCTACGACAAGGTCCACCCGGAGTCCGGCTCGGCCTCCGCCGAGACCCTGTCCGGCCTGAAGGTCGTCGACGACCTGACCTTCACCGCCAAGCTCACCCAGAAGTTCTCCCTCTGGCCCGACACCCTCGGCTACTCCGCCTTCGTGCCCCTGCCCAAGGCGTTCTACGACGACCACGACGCCTGGCTCTCCAAGCCCGTCGGGAACGGCCCGTACACCATCGAGTCGTACGCCAAGGGCTCCTCGATGAACCTGCGCAAGTGGGACGACTACCCGGGCGACGACAAGGCGAAGAACGGCGGCGTCGACCTCAAGGTCTTCACCGACAACAACACCGCCTACACCGACCTGACCGCGGGCAACCTCGACCTCGTCGACGACGTGCCCGCCTCCCAGCTCCGCAACGTCGAGACGGACCTCGGCGACCGGTACATCAACACCCCCGCCGGCATCATCCAGACCCTGGCCTTCCCCTTCTACGACAAGGAGTGGGACACCGACGACGCCCGCAAGGTCCGCCAGGGCCTCTCGATGGCGATCAACCGGCCGCAGATCACCGACCAGATCTTCCAGAAGACCCGCACCCCCGCCTCCGACTGGACCTCCCCGGTCCTCGGCGACGACGGCGGCTTCAAGAAGGGCCTCTGCGGCAAGGAGTGCACCTACGACAAGGCCGCGGCCAAGAAGCTGATCGACGAGGGCGGCGGCATCCCCGGCGGCCAGCTGAAGATCTCGTACAACGCGGACACCGGCTCCCACAAGGAATGGGTCGACGCCGTCTGCAACAGCATCAACAACGTCATGGGCAACAACAAGGCCTGCGTCGGCGGCCCCGTCGGCACCTTCGCCGACTTCCGCGCCCAGGTCTCCACCCAGAAGCTCACCGGCGCCTGGCGCGCGGGCTGGCAGATGGACTACCCGCTGATCCAGAACTTCCTCCAGCCGCTCTACTACACCAACGCCCCGTCCAACGACGGCAAGTGGAGCAACCAGGAGTTCGACGACCTGGTCGACAAGGCCAACGCCGAGAGCGACAAGGCGAAGGCCGTCACCACCTTCCAGGACGCGGAGAAGATCCTCGTCACGGAGATGCCGGTCATCCCGCTCTGGTACCAGAACGGCAGCGCCGGCTACTCGGACCGGGTGGACAACGTCGAGCTGAACCCGTTCAGCGTCCCGGTCTACGAAGAGATCACCGTCAAGTGACGCGCTGAGCGACGCGGACGGCCGGGACGCCCGACACCAGCGCCCCGGCCGTCCGCGCACCCCTTGCCCGGTACTGCCTGACCCAACCCCCGGAGCCCCTCATGGGACGTTATGTGATCCGGCGGCTGCTGCAGATGATCCCCGTCTTCTTCGGCACCACGCTGTTGATCTTCCTCATGGTGAACGTGATGGGCGACCCCATCGCGGGCCTCTGCGGCGACCGCCAGTGCGACCCGGCCACCGCCGCCCAGCTGCGCTCCGAATTCGGCCTCGACAAGCCGGTCTGGCAGCAATACCTCACCTACATGGGCAACGTGTTCACCGGCGACTTCGGCACCGCGTTCAACGGGCAGAAGGTCACCGAGCTGATGGCCACCGCCTTCCCCATCACGATCCGGCTCACCGTCGTCGCGGTCGTCTTCGAGGTCGTCATCGGCATCAGCCTCGGCGTCGTCACCGGCCTGCGGCGCGGCCGTCCCATCGACACCACCGTCCTCATCCTGACGCTGGTCGTCATCGCCGTCCCGACCTTCGTCACCGGCCTGCTGCTCCAGCTCCTCCTGGGCGTCAAGTGGGGCATCATCAAGCCCTCGGTCTCCGCCGACCCCACCTTCGACGAACTGCTCGTCCCCGGACTGGTCCTCGCCTCGGTCTCGCTCGCCTACGTCACCCGGCTCACCCGGACCTCGATCGCCGAGAACGCCCGCGCCGACTACGTACGCACCGCCGTCGCCAAGGGCCTGCCCCGCCGCAGGGTCGTCGTACGGCACCTGCTGCGCAACTCCCTGATCCCCGTCGTCACGTTCATCGGCACCGACGTGGGAGCCCTGATGGGCGGGGCCATCGTCACCGAGCGGATCTTCAACATCCACGGCGTCGGCTACCAGCTCTACCAGGGCATCCTGCGCCAGAACTCCCAGACCGTCGTCGGGTTCGTCACGATCCTCGTCCTCGTCTTCCTGGCCGCCAACCTGATCGTCGACCTCCTGTACGCCGTACTCGACCCGAGGATCCGCTATGCCTGAGCCGCAGTCATCGGACGGAGCGATCTCCCCGGCGGGCGCCGGCGGCCCCATGGACCTCGCCCTGGAGGAGGGCACCAGCCTGGAGAAGAACCCGGTCGGTCCCGACGGCGCCGGGCCGACCGGCAAACCCCGCAGCCTCTGGTCGGACGCCTGGCGCGACCTGCGGCGCAACCCGGTCTTCATCATCTCCGGGCTGGTCATCCTCTTCCTGGTCGTCATCTCGATCTGGCCCTCGCTCATCGCGAGCGGCGACCCCCTCCAGGCCAACCTGGACGACGCCCAGAAGGGCTCGGAGCCCGGTCACCCCTTCGGCTTCGACCCGCAGGGCCGCGACGTCTACACCCGGGTCGTCTACGGCACCCGCACCTCGGTGACCGTCGGCGTCTGCGCCACCCTCGGCGTCGCGATCCTCGGCAGCGTGTTCGGCGGACTCGCGGGCTTCTTCGGCGGCTGGTGGGACTCGATCCTCTCCCGCCTCACCGACGTCTTCTTCGGCATCCCCGTCGTCCTCGGCGGCCTGGTCTTCCTCTCCGTCGTCACCAGCTCCACCGTCTGGCCCGTCGTCGGCTTCATCGTCCTGCTCGGCTGGCCCCAGATCGCCCGCATCGCCCGCGGCTCGGTCATCACCGCCAAACAGAACGACTACGTCCAGGCGGCCCGCGCGCTCGGCGCCTCCAACTCCCGGATGATGCTGCGCCACATCACCCCGAACGCCATCGCCCCGGTCATCGTCGTGGCGACCATCGCGCTCGGCACGTACATCTCGCTGGAGGCGACCCTCTCCTTCCTCGGCGTGGGCCTGAAGGACCCGGCCGTCTCCTGGGGCATCGACATCTCCGCGGCCGCCAACTACGTCCGCAACGCCCCGCACATGCTGCTCTGGCCCGCCGGAGCGCTGGCGATCACCGTGCTCGCGTTCATCATGCTCGGCGACGCGGTGCGCGACGCCCTCGACCCCAAGCTGCGCTGAGGAGCCGGTTGCCATGTTGCTCGAAGTGCGCGATCTGCACGTGGAGTTCCACACCCGCGAAGGCGTCGCCAAGGCCGTCAACGGGGTCAACTACTCGGTGGCCGAGGGCGAGACGCTCGCCGTCCTCGGCGAGTCCGGCTCCGGCAAGTCCGTCACCGCCCAGGCGATCATGGGCATCCTCGACATGCCGCCCGGGAAGATCGCCGGCGGGGAGATCCTCTTCAAGGGCCAGGACCTGCTGAAGCTCAAGCCGGAGGAGCGGCGGAAGATCCGCGGCCAGGAGATGGCCATGATCTTCCAGGACGCCCTGTCCTCGCTGAACCCGGTCCTCACCGTCGGCGAGCAGCTCGGCGAGATGTTCGTCGTGCACCGCGGCATGTCCCGCAAGGACGCGAAGGCCAAGTCGGTCGAGCTGATGGACCGGGTCCGCATCCCGGCCGCCAAGGAGCGGGTCGGCAACTACCCGCACCAGTTCTCCGGCGGGATGCGCCAGCGCATCATGATCGCCATGGCGATGGCCCTGGAACCGTCCCTGATCATCGCCGACGAGCCGACGACCGCCCTCGACGTCACCGTCCAGGCCCAGGTCATGGAGCTCCTCGCCGAGCTCCAGCGCGAGCTGAACATGGGCCTCATCCTGATCACCCACGACCTCGGCGTCGTCGCCGACGTCGCCGACAAGATCGCCGTCATGTACGCGGGCCGCATCGTCGAGACCGCCCCCGTGCACGACATCTACAAGGCCCCCGCCCACCCGTACACCAAGGGCCTCCTCCAGTCGATCCCGCGCCTGGACCAGAAGGGCCGGGAGCTCTACGCGATCAAGGGCCTGCCGCCCAACCTCACCCGCATTCCGCCCGGCTGCGCCTTCAACCCCCGCTGCCCGATGGCGAGGGACGTGTGCCGCAGCGATGTGCCGCCGCTCTACGAGGTGGACGAGCGGCGCCGGAGCGCCTGCCACTTCTGGAAGGAGACGCTCGATGCACGCTGACCGCGACGGGAGTGCGGGGACCGGCGGTGCCCCGGCCGGCTCCACCCTGCTGTCCACTGAGCGCGAGGACGCCGTCGCTCCGTACACGGAGGGCGACCCGATCCTCCAGGTGCGCGGCCTCGCCAAGCACTACCCGCTGACCCGGGGCGTCCTCCTCAAGCGGCAGATCGGCGCGGTCAGGGCCGTCGACGGCGTCGACTTCGACCTGTACGCCGGCGAGACGCTGGGCATCGTGGGGGAGTCGGGCTGCGGCAAGTCGACCGTCGCCAAGATGCTCGTCCACCTCGAACGCCCCACCGCCGGCGCGATCCGCTACAAGGGCGAGGACATCGCGAAGCTGTCCGGCCGTGCGCTGAAGGCCGTGCGCCGCAACATCCAGATGGTGTTCCAGGACCCGTACACCTCGCTGAACCCGCGCATGACGGTCGGCGACATCATCGGGGAGCCGTACGAGATCCACCCCGAGGTCGCCCCGAAGGGCAGCCGCCGGCAGCGGGTGCAGGACCTGCTGGACGTCGTGGGTCTGAACCCGGAGTACATCAACCGGTATCCGCACCAGTTCTCCGGAGGCCAGCGCCAGCGCATCGGCATCGCCCGCGGCCTCGCCCTCAACCCGGAGATCATCGTCGCCGACGAACCGGTCTCCGCGCTCGACGTGTCCGTCCAGGCGCAGGTCGTCAACCTGCTGGACCGGCTCCAGGCGGAGTTCAGCCTCAGCTTCGTCTTCATCGCGCACGACCTCTCGATCGTCCGGCACATCTCCGACCGGGTCGGTGTGATGTACCTCGGCCGGATCGTGGAGATCGGCTCCGACGCGGAGATCTACGACCACCCCACCCACCCGTACACCCAGGCGCTGCTCTCCGCCGTCCCCGTGCCGGACCCGACGGCCCGCGACCACCGGGAGCGGATCATCCTGCACGGCGACGTCCCCTCGCCCGCCAACATCCCCTCGGGCTGCCGCTTCCGCACGCGGTGCTGGAAGGCGCAGGAGCGGTGCGAACTGGAGGTCCCGCTGCTGGCGGTCCCCGCGGAGTTCCGGCTCGTCGACACCCCGGCCCGGCACGACTCGGCATGCCACTTCGCGGAGGAGAAGCGCGTGGTGCCGCCGGAGGGCGAGCTGGAGGTCCCGGGGCCCACCGGGAAGCCGGAGCCCGAGGACGAGCCGGGGGCCGAGGAGAGGCCGGGGGGTACGGAGCCGGGGCGCACCGGGGACGGGACGTCATGAGGTGGCGTCAGACGCGTTAACAAGCAGGCAACTTGACCGTCGCCGCACCGATATACGAACGCTCCATGCTGAACAGCGTACGGCCGTGCGGGTGCCGTGGTCCGGCCGGAGCGGCGTCCTGTCGCTCCGGCCGGTCGCCCGCCGCTTCCGTCCCGCCCGTTCCCTGTGCGGGCTTGTTCATCCGTTCGGGGCAATGGAGTATCACCGGGTGACACTTACACGGGGAGCACGAATCACCGGCGCCGTTCTGTGCGCGGTGCAGGCACTGATGGCCGTCGCCTGGCTGGTCCGGGACTTCCGGGTGGTGGACGGACCGGGGATGCTCTGGGACATCTGGGCGGGCGCCGCGAACGTCTGGGCCGTGCCCGCGACCACCACCACCGCCACCACCCTCGTCCTGCTGGTCGTTCACGCCGCCACCGCGGTAGCGGCGCTCCGGTCCGCCGTCGCCGCTCCGGCCCTGGTCGTCACCGGCATCGTCACGTTCGCCGTGCGGCTGCCCGGCGTCTGGACCATCGCCGACTCCCCGGCGCCGGAGGAGCTGCGCGACCGGGCACTGCTCACCATGTACGCGGCCCTCGTGGCCGGACTCGCCACGGTCGTCGTCGGGATGGCGGGCCGCCGCCCGGTGGAGGACGGCGGGGAGCGGCCCGCCGGGCCGGGCCGGGGGGCCGGGGTGATCGCCTTCCTGCTGCTCGGCTTCCAGGCGGTGGTCTTCGCCGGCTGGGAGATCCGGCTGGCCTTCGTCTACCCGGACAGGCTGTATCCCGAGTGGTTCACCGGCGGCGGTCCCGTGGTCGTCCCGCTGACCGAGGCGCCGCCCGGCTGGACCAGCGTGGTGCTCATCCTGATGTTCCTGGTGGCGGCCGTCGGCGCGGTCGCCGGAGCGGCCTACGCGC
The nucleotide sequence above comes from Streptomyces sp. NBC_01116. Encoded proteins:
- a CDS encoding ABC transporter permease, which gives rise to MPEPQSSDGAISPAGAGGPMDLALEEGTSLEKNPVGPDGAGPTGKPRSLWSDAWRDLRRNPVFIISGLVILFLVVISIWPSLIASGDPLQANLDDAQKGSEPGHPFGFDPQGRDVYTRVVYGTRTSVTVGVCATLGVAILGSVFGGLAGFFGGWWDSILSRLTDVFFGIPVVLGGLVFLSVVTSSTVWPVVGFIVLLGWPQIARIARGSVITAKQNDYVQAARALGASNSRMMLRHITPNAIAPVIVVATIALGTYISLEATLSFLGVGLKDPAVSWGIDISAAANYVRNAPHMLLWPAGALAITVLAFIMLGDAVRDALDPKLR
- a CDS encoding ABC transporter ATP-binding protein; translated protein: MLLEVRDLHVEFHTREGVAKAVNGVNYSVAEGETLAVLGESGSGKSVTAQAIMGILDMPPGKIAGGEILFKGQDLLKLKPEERRKIRGQEMAMIFQDALSSLNPVLTVGEQLGEMFVVHRGMSRKDAKAKSVELMDRVRIPAAKERVGNYPHQFSGGMRQRIMIAMAMALEPSLIIADEPTTALDVTVQAQVMELLAELQRELNMGLILITHDLGVVADVADKIAVMYAGRIVETAPVHDIYKAPAHPYTKGLLQSIPRLDQKGRELYAIKGLPPNLTRIPPGCAFNPRCPMARDVCRSDVPPLYEVDERRRSACHFWKETLDAR
- a CDS encoding ABC transporter ATP-binding protein gives rise to the protein MHADRDGSAGTGGAPAGSTLLSTEREDAVAPYTEGDPILQVRGLAKHYPLTRGVLLKRQIGAVRAVDGVDFDLYAGETLGIVGESGCGKSTVAKMLVHLERPTAGAIRYKGEDIAKLSGRALKAVRRNIQMVFQDPYTSLNPRMTVGDIIGEPYEIHPEVAPKGSRRQRVQDLLDVVGLNPEYINRYPHQFSGGQRQRIGIARGLALNPEIIVADEPVSALDVSVQAQVVNLLDRLQAEFSLSFVFIAHDLSIVRHISDRVGVMYLGRIVEIGSDAEIYDHPTHPYTQALLSAVPVPDPTARDHRERIILHGDVPSPANIPSGCRFRTRCWKAQERCELEVPLLAVPAEFRLVDTPARHDSACHFAEEKRVVPPEGELEVPGPTGKPEPEDEPGAEERPGGTEPGRTGDGTS